Proteins encoded within one genomic window of Benincasa hispida cultivar B227 unplaced genomic scaffold, ASM972705v1 Contig66, whole genome shotgun sequence:
- the LOC120069890 gene encoding myosin-binding protein 1-like: MGTSSVEPRTERSLFTSLLSAVSEWLLICMLFVDSIFSFFITKCAQIWKLRTPCLLCSRLDHIFGSEKRGYLWKLICSKHKLELSSLVLCHAHNKLVNVHEMCESCLFSFATINQSNSETYRLLVGKMGDDPYPGIDRDPLLGGQKYDTLSQKFCSCCKELYVPRGLGQSLIQARSSGLEAEDLDVPLSSSVAHCEEDCHESSSNPLPHVQYRELKIISDTESDGNGSILGIEMANSANSKDDLTVQDVNMEPNFISLASNLTSTKLVELASAPEPLVLEPLVTPHVQHRELKITSDTESDGNGSTLRVETTNSKDDLTVQGVNTEPNVISLAGNLTSMKLVDPALAPEPLILEPLVLLDNPLPPIECGVSIGHGLDELTPKHVEVNEVFSSPTDILPPDSMAPSSNTIATPVEVVEENYVTRSEEYEMEIRGTEKAEILPTKATSEAGSEAQPVSSDAVQMAPNMLELGDAYKLAVGTRGGRQLSGKLSEQWIGKESSKVSEDLKLLLSQLSFNRLNDQSRDMSPRLSVNGDELRNFDFSSTGMQMLQKRLSLERNESGLESLDGSIVSEVEGENVVDRLKRQVEYDEKLMSSLYKELEEERNASAIAANQAMAMITRLQEEKANLHMEALQCLRMMEEQSEYDDEALQKANDLITEKDKEIQDLEAELEFYRINFPNAYTIDNLVETSVKERDIRVVHLESNQTGTIGYGNHVAGKPDIHEKVGSEGSTYNNLLLEFEDEKLNIVQCLKKLENMLYLFSNNGVKMDLSNGEYFGTEGSFPSGTNDLDLDNSKQKTPGEDAHANDDRLPSVTNSSFDKESSELDYSDRNSLLATEMADFAFLKKEVCNLNERMETLEADKNFLELTINSLRKGEEGLQFVQEIASHLRELRKIKTRS; this comes from the exons ATGGGAACTTCATCTGTTGAACCACGTACTGAAAGAAGTCTTTTTACTTCTTTGTTGTCTGCTGTTTCTGAATGGCTGCTGATATGTATGCTTTTTGTGGACTCTATATTCTCATTCTTCATCACAAAATGTGCTCAAATTTGGAAATTGCGCACCCCGTGCCTgctatgttcaagacttgaTCATATTTTTGGCTCTGAGAAAAGGGGGTATCtttggaaattaatttgtagCAAACATAAGCTGGAGCTTTCATCCTTGGTACTTTGCCATGCCCACAACAAACTTGTGAATGTTCATGAAATGTGTGAAAGCTGCCTTTTTTCATTTGCAACGATCAATCAGTCGAATTCTGAGACTTACAGATTATTGGTTGGGAAAATGGGGGATGATCCCTATCCTGGTATTGACAGAGATCCTTTGCTTGGGGGTCAAAAATATGATACTTTGAGCCAAAAATTTTGTTCATGTTGTAAGGAGTTGTATGTTCCAAGAGGGCTTGGTCAGAGCTTAATCCAGGCCCGATCAAGTGGATTGGAGGCCGAGGATCTCGATGTTCCCTTGTCGAGTTCTGTTGCCCATTGTGAGGAAGATTGCCATGAGTCTTCAAGCAATCCTTTACCTCATGTTCAATACAGAGAACTGAAGATTATCTCAGACACAGAATCTGATGGAAATGGAAGCATTTTGGGGATTGAAATGGCCAATTCGGCTAATTCTAAGGATGATCTCACCGTTCAAGATGTGAATATGGAGCCTAACTTCATTTCTCTGGCCAGTAATTTAACCTCGACGAAACTAGTAGAGCTAGCTTCGGCGCCTGAACCATTGGTCTTAGAGCCACTAGTAACACCTCATGTACAACACAGAGAGCTGAAGATTACGTCAGACACAGAATCTGATGGAAATGGAAGCACTTTGAGGGTTGAGACGACCAATTCTAAGGATGATCTTACCGTTCAAGGTGTTAATACGGAGCCTAACGTCATTTCTCTTGCTGGTAATTTAACCTCGATGAAACTAGTAGATCCAGCTTTGGCGCCTGAACCATTGATCTTAGAGCCACTAGTCTTATTAGACAATCCACTGCCTCCTATAGAATGTGGTGTCTCGATTGGGCATGGTCTGGATGAATTGACTCCAAAGCATGTGGAAGTTAATGAGGTTTTCTCTTCACCAACTGATATCCTTCCCCCTGACAGTATGGCTCCTTCTTCAAACACAATAGCAACCCCTGTTGAAGTTGTGGAAGAAAACT ATGTTACTAGAAGTGAGGAATACGAAATGGAAATCAGAGGAACCGAGAAGGCTGAAATCTTGCCGACGAAAGCAACGTCCGAAGCAGGTTCCGAAGCCCAACCTGTTTCAAGTGATGCTGTTCAGATGGCGCCCAATATGTTAGAGCTTGGCGATGCATATAAGCTAGCTGTAGGCACTAGAGGAGGAAGACAATTGTCTGGCAAGCTTTCGGAACAATGGATCGGGAAGGAATCTTCAAAAGTTAGTGAAGATCTGAAGCTTCTCTTGTCACAACTCTCATTTAATCGGTTGAACGACCAGTCACGGGACATGAGTCCAAGGCTATCCGTAAATGGAGACGAGCTGAGGAACTTTGATTTCTCGAGCACCGGGATGCAGATGCTACAAAAAAGGCTTTCACTTGAAAGAAATGAGTCCGGTTTAGAATCTTTAGATGGAAGCATAGTCAGTGAAGTCGAAGGGGAAAATGTGGTTGATCGGTTGAAACGACAGGTCGAGTATGATGAGAAGCTTATGAGTTCTTTATATAAGGAATTGGAGGAAGAAAGAAATGCATCTGCAATTGCTGCAAATCAAGCAATGGCCATGATTACGAGGCTGCAAGAGGAGAAGGCCAACCTTCACATGGAGGCATTGCAGTGTCTAAGGATGATGGAAGAGCAAAGTGAGTATGATGATGAGGCCCTGCAGAAGGCAAATGATCTCATTACAGAGAAGGACAAAGAGATACAAGATCTTGAAGCAGAACTCGAATTTTATCGGATTAACTTTCCTAATGCATATACGATAGATAATCTAGTGGAGACTTCTGTGAAGGAAAGAGATATCAGGGTTGTTCATTTAGAGTCAAATCAGACCGGAACAATCGGTTATGGAAATCATGTTGCAGGTAAACCCGATATCCACGAGAAAGTTGGAAGTGAAGGTAGTACATATAACAATTTATTGTTAGAGTTTGAGGATGAAAAGCTAAACATCGTGCAATGCCTTAAGAAGCTTGAGAATATGCTTTATTTGTTTTCGAACAACGGGGTGAAGATGGATCTCAGCAATGGTGAATATTTTGGAACCGAAGGAAGTTTTCCAAGTGGGACAAATGATCTTGATTTGGATAACTCAAAACAGAAAACACCAGGGGAAGATGCTCACGCCAACGATGATCGCCTTCCCTCAGTCACAAATTCTTCCTTTGATAAAGAAAGTAGTGAACTTGACTATAGTGATAGGAATTCCCTGTTGGCTACTGAAATGGCGGATTTCGCCTTTCTAAAAAAAGAGGTGTGCAATCTTAACGAAAGGATGGAAACACTCGAAGCCGACAAAAATTTTCTCGAGCTCACAATCAATTCACTTAGAAAAGGAGAGGAGGGGCTTCAGTTTGTTCAAGAGATCGCTTCCCATTTGCGAGAACTACGGAAAATCAAGACAAGAAGTTGA